A portion of the Fusobacterium nucleatum genome contains these proteins:
- the nifS gene encoding cysteine desulfurase NifS: MKVYLDNNATTKVDEEVVKAMLPYFSDYYGNPFSLHLFGAETGKAVTEARQTIADILKAKPNEIIFTASGSEADNLAIRGIAKAYKHRGKHIITSTIEHPAVKNTFMDLIEDGFEVTMVPVDENGVMIIDEFKKVLREDTILVSVMHANNEVGSFQPIEEIAKITKERKIILHVDAVQTMGKVEIYPERMGIDLLSFSGHKFHAPKGIGVLYKRDGVRLARIITGGNQEGKRRPGTSNVPYIVGLAKALEISVANMKEEWNREETLRNYFEDEVSKRIPEIKINGKEARRLPGTSSITFKYLEGESMLLNLSLKGIAVSSGSACSSDSLQPSHVLLAMGIPAEFAHGTLRFSLSKYTTKEEIDYTIESLVEIIGKLRELSPLWKIFKDNKLTNEASF, encoded by the coding sequence ATGAAAGTTTATTTAGATAATAATGCGACAACAAAGGTTGATGAAGAAGTTGTAAAAGCAATGTTACCATATTTCTCAGATTATTATGGGAATCCATTTAGCTTACATTTATTTGGAGCTGAAACAGGAAAGGCAGTAACAGAGGCAAGGCAGACTATTGCTGATATTTTAAAAGCAAAGCCAAATGAAATAATTTTCACAGCTTCTGGAAGTGAAGCAGATAATTTAGCAATTAGAGGAATAGCTAAGGCATATAAGCATAGAGGAAAACATATTATAACATCTACAATAGAACATCCAGCAGTAAAAAATACTTTTATGGATTTAATAGAAGATGGTTTTGAAGTTACAATGGTACCAGTTGATGAAAATGGTGTTATGATAATAGATGAATTTAAAAAAGTATTGAGAGAAGATACAATTCTTGTAAGTGTTATGCATGCTAATAATGAAGTTGGTTCATTTCAGCCAATAGAAGAAATTGCAAAAATTACAAAAGAAAGAAAGATAATACTTCATGTTGATGCAGTTCAAACTATGGGAAAAGTTGAAATATATCCAGAAAGAATGGGAATAGATTTACTATCTTTTTCAGGACATAAGTTCCATGCACCAAAAGGAATAGGAGTTCTATATAAAAGAGATGGAGTTCGTTTAGCAAGAATAATAACTGGTGGTAACCAAGAAGGAAAAAGAAGACCAGGAACTTCAAATGTACCATATATAGTTGGTTTAGCTAAGGCACTTGAAATATCGGTAGCAAATATGAAAGAAGAATGGAACAGAGAAGAAACATTAAGAAATTATTTTGAAGATGAAGTATCAAAAAGAATACCAGAAATAAAAATAAATGGAAAAGAGGCAAGAAGATTACCAGGGACTTCAAGTATTACTTTTAAATACTTAGAAGGAGAGTCTATGCTTTTAAATTTGAGTTTAAAAGGAATTGCAGTAAGTTCAGGGTCAGCTTGTTCGTCTGATAGTTTACAACCATCACATGTTTTATTAGCTATGGGAATACCTGCTGAATTTGCACATGGTACATTAAGATTCTCTTTAAGTAAATATACTACAAAAGAAGAAATAGACTATACTATTGAATCTTTGGTCGAAATAATAGGAAAATTAAGAGAATTATCACCATTATGGAAAATTTTTAAAGATAATAAATTAACAAATGAAGCAAGTTTTTAA
- the nth gene encoding endonuclease III has product MTKKEKVKKILVELEKKFGTPKCALDFKTPFELLVAVILSAQCTDKRVNIVTEEMFKHVNTPEQFANMELEEIENYIKSTGFFRNKAKNIKKCSEQLLEKYNGEIPQDMDKLTELAGVGRKTANVVRGEVWGLADGITVDTHVKRLTNLIGLVDSEDPVKIELELMKIVPKKSWIVFSHYLILHGRATCIARRPRCLECEISKYCNYGIKKLSE; this is encoded by the coding sequence ATGACAAAAAAGGAAAAAGTAAAAAAAATATTAGTAGAATTGGAAAAGAAGTTTGGAACACCAAAATGTGCCTTGGATTTCAAAACTCCTTTTGAACTTTTGGTAGCAGTTATACTCTCTGCACAATGTACGGATAAAAGAGTTAACATAGTTACTGAAGAAATGTTTAAACATGTAAACACACCAGAGCAATTTGCTAATATGGAACTGGAAGAAATTGAAAACTATATAAAAAGTACAGGTTTTTTTAGAAATAAAGCTAAGAATATAAAAAAGTGTAGTGAGCAGTTATTAGAAAAGTATAATGGAGAAATTCCACAGGATATGGATAAACTTACAGAGTTAGCAGGAGTTGGAAGAAAGACTGCCAATGTTGTAAGAGGAGAAGTCTGGGGACTTGCAGATGGAATAACTGTCGATACACATGTTAAAAGACTTACAAACCTAATAGGACTTGTAGATAGTGAAGATCCAGTAAAAATTGAATTAGAACTTATGAAAATTGTTCCTAAAAAATCTTGGATAGTTTTTTCGCATTATTTAATTTTACATGGAAGAGCAACTTGTATTGCAAGAAGACCAAGATGTTTAGAGTGCGAAATTTCTAAGTATTGCAACTATGGAATAAAAAAATTATCAGAATGA
- a CDS encoding GNAT family N-acetyltransferase, with the protein MSKFKIRNMKEDDIEIIYKNLHFDFVNKYFKNRKQQQKIHKNHNEWYKTHISSFDYSIYIFEDEENNFVALTSYEILANVAKVNIYLNKDYRNKKYSQEILSESINKFLIDYKNIKYLQAYILEENIASKKIFENLGFIYNNEKEICNDGLEYLVYKRI; encoded by the coding sequence TTGTCTAAGTTCAAAATAAGAAATATGAAGGAAGATGATATTGAGATTATTTACAAAAATTTACATTTTGATTTTGTAAATAAATATTTCAAAAATAGGAAACAACAACAAAAAATACATAAAAATCATAATGAATGGTATAAAACTCATATATCTTCTTTTGATTACTCAATTTATATATTTGAAGATGAAGAAAATAACTTTGTGGCATTGACAAGTTATGAAATTTTAGCTAATGTTGCAAAAGTAAATATCTATTTGAACAAAGATTATAGAAATAAAAAATATTCACAAGAAATTCTATCTGAAAGTATAAACAAATTTTTAATTGACTATAAAAATATAAAATACCTTCAAGCATATATATTAGAAGAAAATATAGCTTCAAAAAAGATTTTTGAAAATTTAGGCTTTATATACAATAATGAAAAGGAAATTTGTAATGATGGATTGGAATATTTAGTATATAAAAGGATATAA
- a CDS encoding GNAT family N-acetyltransferase, with product MEIEIREVEDYKELLDFMRKVKGETNFLLGYPDEIKLSYEDEKEHIKKVKSSETSNHFVAMKEDKMIGCTSFNGNTARKMKHYGTIGISVLKEYWGRGVATVLLEKLISWAKEKGIKKINLDVFENNKRAIELYEKFGFKLEGCIEDGIFDGENYINLLVYGLKI from the coding sequence ATGGAAATAGAAATAAGAGAAGTAGAAGACTATAAAGAGCTTTTAGATTTTATGAGAAAAGTGAAAGGTGAAACTAATTTTTTACTTGGTTATCCTGATGAAATTAAATTAAGTTATGAAGATGAAAAAGAACACATAAAAAAAGTAAAATCTTCAGAAACAAGCAATCATTTTGTAGCAATGAAGGAAGATAAAATGATAGGCTGTACTAGTTTTAATGGAAATACAGCAAGAAAAATGAAACACTATGGAACTATTGGAATTTCAGTTTTAAAAGAGTATTGGGGTAGAGGAGTAGCAACAGTATTATTAGAAAAATTAATAAGTTGGGCTAAGGAAAAAGGGATAAAAAAGATTAATTTAGATGTTTTTGAAAATAATAAAAGAGCAATAGAACTATATGAAAAGTTTGGTTTTAAATTAGAAGGTTGTATAGAAGATGGAATTTTTGATGGGGAAAATTATATAAATTTACTGGTGTATGGATTAAAAATTTGA
- the tyrS gene encoding tyrosine--tRNA ligase: protein MANVYDVLKERGYLKQLTHEEEIREILGKEKVTFYIGFDPTADSLHVGHFIAMMFMAHMQQHGHRPIALAGGGTGMIGDPSGRSDMRTMMTVEMIDHNVECIKKQMQKFIDFSEDKAILANNADWLRNLNYIEFLRDVGEHFSVNRMLAAECYKSRMENGLSFLEFNYMIMQAYDFYILNHKYNCTMQLGGDDQWSNMIAGVELLRRKDRKPAYAMTCTLLTNSEGKKMGKTAKGALWLDPEKTTPYEFYQYWRNIDDQDVEKCLALLTFLPMDEVRRLGALKDAEINEAKKVLAYEVTKIIHGEEEATKAKEATEALFGSGNNLDNAPKIEVTDEDFSKELLDVLVDRKIIKTKSEGRRLIEQNGMSLNDEKIKDVKFTLNDNTLGLLKLGKKKFYNIVKK from the coding sequence ATGGCTAATGTATATGATGTATTGAAAGAAAGAGGATATTTAAAACAACTTACACATGAAGAAGAAATTAGAGAAATTTTAGGAAAAGAGAAAGTTACTTTCTATATAGGTTTTGACCCAACAGCAGATAGTTTACATGTAGGGCATTTTATAGCAATGATGTTTATGGCACATATGCAACAACATGGACATAGACCAATAGCTTTGGCAGGTGGAGGAACTGGAATGATAGGTGACCCAAGTGGCAGAAGTGATATGAGAACTATGATGACTGTTGAAATGATAGATCATAATGTTGAATGTATAAAAAAACAAATGCAAAAATTTATAGATTTTTCTGAAGATAAAGCTATACTTGCTAATAATGCAGATTGGTTAAGAAATTTAAATTATATAGAATTTTTAAGAGATGTGGGAGAACATTTTTCAGTAAACAGAATGCTTGCAGCAGAATGTTATAAGTCAAGAATGGAAAATGGACTATCTTTCTTAGAATTTAATTATATGATAATGCAAGCTTATGATTTCTATATTTTAAATCACAAATATAATTGTACTATGCAATTAGGTGGAGATGACCAATGGTCAAATATGATAGCAGGTGTGGAACTATTAAGAAGGAAAGATAGAAAACCAGCTTATGCTATGACTTGTACTTTACTAACTAATAGTGAAGGAAAGAAAATGGGAAAAACAGCTAAGGGAGCATTGTGGTTAGATCCTGAAAAGACTACTCCTTATGAATTTTACCAATATTGGAGAAATATAGATGACCAAGATGTTGAAAAGTGCCTAGCACTTTTAACTTTCTTACCTATGGACGAAGTTAGAAGACTCGGAGCATTAAAAGATGCTGAAATAAATGAAGCTAAAAAAGTGTTAGCTTATGAAGTAACAAAAATTATCCATGGAGAAGAAGAAGCTACAAAGGCTAAAGAAGCAACAGAAGCACTATTTGGAAGTGGAAATAATTTAGATAATGCACCAAAAATTGAAGTAACTGATGAAGATTTTTCAAAAGAATTATTAGATGTTTTAGTAGATAGAAAAATTATAAAAACTAAAAGTGAAGGAAGAAGACTTATAGAACAAAATGGAATGTCTTTAAATGATGAAAAAATTAAAGATGTTAAGTTCACTTTAAATGATAATACTTTGGGACTTCTAAAATTAGGGAAAAAGAAATTCTATAATATTGTAAAAAAATAA
- the brnQ gene encoding branched-chain amino acid transport system II carrier protein, translated as MYNMIDVITAGFALFAMLFGAGNLIFPPMLGYELGSSWGVASFAFILTGVGIPLMGIIASANAGKSLDSFSDKVSPLFAKFYGIALILSIGPLLALPRTGATAYEVTFYHAGFTTSIWKYLYLGIYFLLALLFSLKSSKVVDRVGKILTPILLIVLFIILVKGVFFNDLPIAERIYELPFKKGFTEGYQTMDALAAIVFSTVILNAIRGKVELTPKQEFSYLLKVGLIAAAGLAIVYAGLSYIGASFGGLDLVAGAEKTDLLVKISINLLGKIGYLILAICVAGACLTTSIGLIVTVAEYFSNLIKVSYEKLVVITTIIGFLFAIFGVNKIVIISVPVLVFLYPISIALIILNFFRIKSANVFKEVVLVSGLIGLYEGISVTGITMPKILSNIYNSLPLVNLGLPWLVPALIVGICCYFIKDEK; from the coding sequence ATGTACAATATGATAGATGTTATTACAGCAGGATTTGCTTTATTTGCAATGTTATTTGGAGCAGGAAATTTGATATTTCCTCCAATGTTAGGATATGAATTAGGTAGTAGTTGGGGAGTAGCTTCATTTGCATTTATTTTAACAGGGGTTGGAATTCCTCTTATGGGGATAATTGCTTCTGCTAATGCAGGTAAAAGTTTAGATAGTTTTTCAGATAAAGTTTCACCTTTATTTGCAAAATTTTATGGAATAGCACTTATTTTATCAATAGGACCTCTTTTAGCCTTACCAAGAACAGGTGCAACAGCTTATGAAGTTACTTTTTACCATGCAGGATTTACAACTTCAATTTGGAAATATCTCTATTTAGGAATTTATTTCTTATTAGCATTGTTGTTTTCATTGAAATCATCAAAAGTTGTTGATAGAGTGGGAAAGATTTTAACACCTATACTTTTAATAGTTTTATTTATAATTTTAGTTAAAGGTGTATTTTTCAATGATTTACCAATTGCAGAAAGAATTTATGAATTACCATTTAAAAAAGGTTTTACAGAAGGCTATCAAACAATGGATGCCTTGGCAGCAATAGTATTCTCAACAGTTATTTTAAATGCTATAAGAGGAAAAGTTGAACTTACACCAAAACAAGAATTTTCATATTTATTGAAAGTTGGACTAATTGCAGCAGCAGGACTTGCAATAGTTTATGCAGGGCTTAGTTATATAGGAGCAAGTTTTGGTGGTTTGGATTTAGTTGCAGGAGCAGAAAAAACAGATTTACTTGTAAAAATTTCAATAAATCTTTTAGGGAAAATAGGATATTTAATACTAGCTATCTGTGTTGCAGGAGCTTGTCTTACAACTTCAATAGGACTTATAGTTACTGTTGCTGAATATTTTAGTAATCTTATAAAAGTATCTTATGAAAAATTAGTAGTAATAACAACAATAATAGGTTTTCTATTTGCAATATTTGGAGTTAATAAAATAGTTATCATATCGGTTCCAGTTTTAGTATTCCTATATCCAATAAGTATTGCACTAATAATTTTGAATTTCTTCCGTATAAAAAGTGCTAATGTATTTAAGGAAGTTGTATTAGTATCAGGACTTATTGGACTATATGAAGGAATTTCTGTAACAGGAATAACTATGCCAAAAATATTGAGTAATATTTATAATTCATTACCACTTGTAAATTTAGGTTTACCTTGGTTAGTGCCAGCTTTGATAGTTGGAATTTGTTGTTATTTTATAAAAGATGAGAAATAA
- a CDS encoding arsenate reductase family protein — MKDIVFFCYPKCSTCQKAKKWLQENSVEFTERDIVKDNPTEAELKKFYKKSKKELKKFFNTSGILYREMELKDKLPTMTEEEMLKLLATDGKLVKRPMIVTKDVILNGFKEEEWKKLLKK; from the coding sequence ATGAAAGACATAGTATTTTTTTGTTATCCAAAGTGTTCAACTTGCCAAAAAGCAAAGAAATGGCTTCAAGAAAATTCAGTAGAATTTACTGAAAGAGATATAGTGAAAGATAATCCAACTGAGGCAGAATTAAAAAAATTTTATAAAAAAAGTAAAAAAGAACTAAAGAAATTTTTTAATACAAGTGGTATTTTATATAGAGAAATGGAATTAAAAGATAAATTACCAACAATGACAGAAGAAGAAATGTTAAAGTTATTAGCAACAGACGGAAAACTTGTAAAAAGACCAATGATTGTTACAAAAGATGTTATTTTAAATGGATTTAAAGAAGAGGAATGGAAAAAATTATTAAAAAAATAA
- a CDS encoding flavocytochrome c, with product MRKNFFGKLFGLTLLMFTLLFSGASAEVYEGTGLGYDKNGIILDVEITNNKIVDIKVKRAKESDFATPAIQEIAKKVIATQSLDVDGISGASLTSEGTKEAIEEAVSKSGVTLTAVAVQNTKAVELPKEADVVVIGAGGAGLTSAIAAHEKGAKVILIEKTELLGGNTNYATAGLNAAGTKIQEKLGEKDSPELFYEDTMKGGKNKNNKELVKVLANNSSAIVDWLIERGADLSELTSTGGQSAKRTHRPTGGSAVGPNIISALSKTAENEKIDIRKGTKAIALVKGKNRIVGVKVKEADGKEYTIKAKAVIVATGGFGANAKMVEKYNPKLKGFGSTNSPAIVGDGIVMVEKVGGALVDMNEIQTHPTVVYKKTNMITEAVRGEGAILVNKDGKRFIDELETRDVVSKAILSQNGKSAFLIFDEGIRTKLKAADGYVKKGFAVEGTLEEIAAKIGTDAKTLEATLNKYNEAVKNKVDSEFNKKNLPKELTGTKYYVIEISPAVHHTMGGVRINTNAEVLGKNGRPIKGLYAAGEVTGGIHGANRIGGNAVADITIFGKIAGENAATYSKSVK from the coding sequence ATGAGAAAAAATTTTTTTGGAAAATTATTTGGGCTGACACTTTTAATGTTTACCCTTTTATTTAGTGGAGCGTCTGCTGAAGTATACGAAGGAACAGGATTAGGATACGATAAAAATGGAATTATCCTAGATGTAGAAATAACAAATAATAAAATTGTTGATATTAAAGTTAAAAGAGCTAAAGAATCAGATTTTGCAACACCTGCAATTCAAGAGATTGCTAAAAAAGTTATAGCAACTCAAAGTTTAGATGTTGATGGAATTTCTGGTGCATCTTTAACAAGTGAAGGAACTAAAGAAGCTATTGAAGAAGCTGTTAGTAAAAGTGGAGTAACTCTTACAGCAGTTGCAGTACAAAATACAAAAGCTGTTGAATTACCAAAAGAAGCTGATGTAGTTGTAATTGGAGCCGGTGGAGCAGGATTAACTTCTGCTATTGCTGCTCATGAAAAAGGAGCTAAGGTTATTTTAATTGAAAAAACTGAGCTGTTAGGTGGAAATACTAACTATGCAACAGCAGGGCTTAATGCAGCAGGAACAAAAATACAAGAAAAATTAGGTGAAAAAGATAGTCCAGAACTTTTCTATGAAGATACAATGAAAGGTGGAAAAAATAAGAATAATAAAGAGTTAGTAAAGGTTTTAGCTAACAATTCAAGTGCAATAGTTGATTGGCTAATAGAAAGAGGAGCAGATTTATCAGAACTTACTTCAACAGGTGGACAAAGTGCAAAAAGAACTCATAGACCAACTGGTGGATCAGCAGTAGGACCTAATATAATATCTGCACTTTCAAAAACTGCTGAAAATGAAAAGATAGATATAAGAAAAGGAACTAAGGCAATAGCATTAGTAAAAGGTAAAAATAGAATAGTTGGTGTAAAAGTAAAAGAAGCAGATGGAAAAGAATATACTATTAAAGCAAAGGCTGTAATCGTTGCAACAGGTGGATTTGGAGCTAATGCTAAAATGGTTGAAAAATATAATCCAAAATTAAAAGGTTTTGGTTCAACTAATAGTCCAGCAATAGTTGGAGATGGAATTGTTATGGTTGAAAAAGTTGGAGGAGCATTAGTAGATATGAATGAAATTCAAACTCATCCAACTGTTGTATATAAAAAAACTAATATGATTACAGAAGCTGTTAGAGGAGAAGGAGCTATTCTTGTAAATAAAGATGGTAAGAGATTTATAGATGAGCTTGAAACAAGAGATGTTGTTTCTAAGGCTATATTAAGTCAAAATGGGAAATCAGCTTTCTTAATATTTGATGAAGGAATAAGAACAAAATTAAAAGCAGCTGATGGTTATGTTAAAAAAGGTTTTGCAGTTGAAGGAACTCTTGAAGAAATAGCTGCTAAAATTGGTACAGATGCAAAGACATTAGAAGCTACATTAAATAAATACAATGAAGCAGTAAAAAATAAAGTTGATAGTGAATTTAATAAGAAAAATTTACCTAAAGAATTGACTGGCACTAAATATTATGTAATAGAAATTTCACCAGCAGTTCATCATACTATGGGTGGAGTTCGTATCAATACCAATGCAGAAGTTCTTGGTAAAAATGGTAGACCAATAAAAGGACTTTATGCAGCAGGAGAAGTTACAGGTGGAATACATGGAGCTAACAGAATAGGTGGAAATGCAGTTGCAGATATTACTATATTTGGTAAAATTGCAGGAGAAAATGCTGCTACTTATTCAAAATCTGTAAAATAA
- a CDS encoding HAD-IIA family hydrolase, with the protein MKTYIIDLDGTMYSGGTNIDGAREFIDYLHSKNLPYIFLTNNATRTKKLAKEHMLNLGFKDIKEEDFFTSAMATAQYIAKNYTEKKCFMLGESGLEEALKECNLELIQENANFVVVGLDRNATYKKYSEALHHILKGAKFIATNPDRLLANNETFDIGNGAVIGMLEYASGVEAVKIGKPYQTILNILLEEKKLKKEDIILLGDNLETDIKLGYDAKIETIMVCSGVHTEKDIARLKVYPTRVVKNLRELIK; encoded by the coding sequence ATGAAAACATATATTATTGATTTAGATGGAACTATGTATAGTGGAGGTACAAATATAGATGGTGCTAGGGAATTTATTGATTATCTTCATTCAAAAAATCTTCCCTATATATTTTTAACAAATAATGCAACAAGAACAAAAAAGCTAGCAAAAGAACATATGTTAAATTTAGGATTTAAAGATATAAAGGAAGAAGATTTTTTTACATCTGCAATGGCTACTGCCCAGTATATTGCTAAAAATTATACAGAAAAAAAATGCTTTATGTTAGGAGAAAGTGGACTAGAAGAGGCATTAAAAGAGTGTAATCTTGAACTTATTCAAGAAAATGCTAACTTTGTTGTTGTTGGTTTAGATAGAAATGCCACCTATAAAAAATACAGTGAAGCCTTGCATCATATTTTAAAAGGAGCAAAATTTATTGCTACAAATCCTGATAGATTACTTGCAAACAATGAAACTTTTGATATAGGAAATGGTGCAGTAATAGGTATGCTTGAATATGCCTCAGGTGTTGAAGCTGTAAAGATAGGAAAACCCTATCAAACTATATTAAATATTTTATTAGAAGAAAAAAAGTTAAAAAAAGAAGATATTATATTACTTGGTGATAATCTTGAAACTGATATTAAACTTGGCTATGATGCAAAAATTGAAACTATAATGGTTTGTTCTGGTGTTCATACAGAAAAAGATATTGCGAGATTAAAAGTTTACCCTACTAGGGTTGTTAAAAATCTAAGAGAATTAATAAAATAG
- a CDS encoding exodeoxyribonuclease III has product MKLISWNVNGIRAAIKKGFLDYFNEQNADIFCLQETKLSAGQLDLELKGYHQYWNYAEKKGYSGTAIFTKQEPLSVSYGLGIEEHDKEGRVITLEFEKFYMVTVYTPNSKDELLRLDYRMVWEDEFRKYLKNLEKKKPVVVCGDLNVAHKEIDLKNPKTNRRNAGFTDEERGKFTELLDSGFIDTFRYFYPNLEQVYSWWSYRGRARENNAGWRIDYFVVSKGLEKSLVDAEIHSQIEGSDHCPVVLFLEFNK; this is encoded by the coding sequence ATGAAATTAATATCTTGGAATGTAAATGGAATTAGAGCAGCTATAAAGAAAGGTTTTTTAGATTATTTTAATGAACAAAATGCTGATATATTCTGTTTACAAGAAACAAAATTAAGTGCAGGACAATTAGATTTAGAATTAAAAGGTTACCATCAATACTGGAACTATGCAGAAAAGAAAGGTTATTCAGGGACTGCAATTTTCACAAAACAAGAGCCATTATCAGTTAGTTATGGTTTAGGAATTGAAGAACACGATAAAGAGGGTAGAGTAATAACTCTTGAATTTGAAAAATTTTATATGGTTACAGTTTATACTCCAAACTCAAAAGATGAGCTTTTAAGACTTGATTATAGAATGGTTTGGGAAGATGAATTTAGAAAATATTTAAAAAATTTAGAAAAGAAAAAACCTGTTGTTGTCTGTGGTGATTTGAATGTTGCACATAAGGAAATAGACTTAAAAAATCCTAAAACAAATAGAAGAAATGCAGGTTTTACTGATGAGGAAAGAGGTAAATTCACTGAGCTTTTAGATAGTGGTTTTATTGATACTTTTAGGTATTTCTATCCAAACTTAGAGCAAGTTTACTCGTGGTGGTCATATAGAGGAAGAGCAAGAGAAAATAATGCAGGGTGGAGAATAGATTATTTTGTTGTATCAAAAGGACTTGAAAAAAGTCTAGTTGATGCAGAAATACACTCTCAAATAGAAGGTTCAGATCACTGTCCTGTTGTATTGTTTTTAGAATTTAATAAATAA
- the aroQ gene encoding type II 3-dehydroquinate dehydratase → MKIMVINGPNLNMLGIREKNIYGTFSYDDLCKYIKDYPEYKDKNIEFEFLQSNVEGEIVNFIQEAYSKKYDGIILNAGGYTHTSVAIHDAIKAVSIPTVEVHISNIHAREDFRKVCVTSPACIGQITGLGKLGYILAVVYLIEYYNK, encoded by the coding sequence ATGAAAATAATGGTGATTAATGGACCTAATTTGAATATGTTAGGGATAAGAGAAAAAAATATCTATGGGACTTTTAGCTATGATGATTTATGTAAATATATTAAAGATTACCCAGAATATAAAGATAAAAATATAGAATTTGAGTTTTTACAAAGTAATGTTGAGGGTGAGATAGTAAATTTTATTCAAGAGGCTTATTCAAAAAAATATGATGGAATTATTTTAAATGCAGGGGGTTATACTCATACTTCAGTAGCAATTCATGATGCTATAAAGGCAGTTAGTATTCCCACTGTTGAGGTACATATTTCAAATATTCATGCAAGAGAAGATTTTAGAAAAGTTTGTGTGACTTCTCCAGCTTGTATAGGGCAGATAACAGGTTTAGGGAAATTAGGATATATACTAGCAGTAGTATATTTAATTGAATATTATAATAAATAG
- a CDS encoding shikimate dehydrogenase family protein has translation MRKFGLLGKKLSHSLSPLLHKTFFEDIGLKDEYKLYEVDETEIDNFKNYMLENSIEGVNITVPYKKIFLDKLNFISDEAKDIGAINLLYIKDNKFYGDNTDYYGFKYTLTKNDIDVKNKKIAIIGKGGASASVDKVLKDMGAKDITFYFRRDKLSKIEFPENMEGDIIINTTPVGMYPNIHDNLVNEEILKNFKIAIDLIYNPLETEFLKIARKNGLKTINGMDMLIEQALKTDEILYDILLSTQLRKKIRKKMKKKVEEFYENNGD, from the coding sequence ATGAGAAAATTTGGACTTCTAGGAAAAAAACTTTCTCATTCACTGTCTCCATTATTGCATAAAACTTTTTTTGAAGATATAGGGCTTAAAGATGAATATAAGTTATATGAAGTTGACGAGACTGAAATAGATAATTTTAAAAACTATATGCTTGAGAATTCTATTGAAGGAGTGAATATAACTGTTCCCTACAAAAAAATCTTTTTAGATAAATTAAATTTTATAAGTGATGAGGCAAAAGATATAGGAGCTATAAATCTTCTCTATATAAAAGATAATAAATTCTATGGAGATAACACTGATTACTATGGTTTTAAATATACACTGACAAAAAATGATATAGATGTAAAAAATAAAAAGATAGCTATTATTGGTAAAGGTGGAGCAAGTGCAAGTGTGGATAAAGTATTAAAAGATATGGGAGCAAAAGATATAACTTTCTATTTTAGAAGGGACAAGTTAAGTAAGATAGAATTCCCAGAAAATATGGAAGGGGATATAATAATTAATACAACTCCTGTTGGAATGTATCCTAATATACACGATAACCTTGTAAATGAAGAAATTTTAAAGAATTTTAAGATAGCAATAGATTTAATTTATAATCCTTTGGAAACAGAATTTTTAAAAATTGCAAGAAAAAATGGATTAAAAACTATAAATGGTATGGATATGTTGATTGAACAAGCTTTAAAGACTGATGAAATTCTATATGATATTCTATTGTCAACTCAACTTAGAAAGAAAATTAGAAAAAAAATGAAAAAGAAGGTAGAAGAATTCTATGAAAATAATGGTGATTAA
- a CDS encoding chorismate mutase, producing MIELELMRKKIDEIDDKLLVLFKERLEVSKKIGLLKKKNKIEIFDPQREQEIIDSCTKNISEDERIYIEKFLRNLMDISKEVQSK from the coding sequence ATGATAGAGTTAGAGCTAATGAGGAAAAAAATTGATGAAATAGATGACAAACTTTTGGTTCTTTTTAAAGAAAGGTTAGAGGTTTCAAAAAAAATTGGTTTGTTAAAGAAAAAAAATAAGATAGAAATTTTTGATCCTCAAAGAGAACAAGAAATCATAGATAGTTGTACTAAAAATATCAGTGAAGATGAAAGAATATATATAGAGAAATTTTTAAGAAATCTTATGGATATAAGTAAGGAGGTTCAATCAAAATGA